The window TTATAGACATCAGGCAGAAGAGCACATACCAGCATTACGAGAGTACAGGGCACCACTCACATATCCTGAGATGAATGATGTAAGAGCATAACATACAATAAATGTTGTAATAATTGCTCCTCTCCTAAGAACATAAGAAATAAATAAGAAGCATTATAAATGCAGCAGTGCTGATCATATAGTCAAAATATAGGACACACCTGGCTATTTTAACTCACTTGGAAATCCATATAGTAGTTAGTATTCAAATAGAAGATGATCAACACAATTTGATTACAAAGAACACATAGTTGGACTGATTCAGATAAGGGGATGAAGATCATTTGGTTACTGAGTGTCAGAAAACCTAACGGTTAAAAAAACAGAAGAAATGCAGTCTCTACTGTCTAGAACCAaaattttcagatctggtttgtATGATGAGTAGCACAGGTAGCAAACATACCCAATGTACAAATTTCCAATCATGGCAGATATAATGACAAGGAGAACAAGTGTTGAAAGCTGAGCACCAGTCCCGACAACTGCTGAAAGCAGAGCCAAATTTTCTGGAGGTCGGAAGACATCACCGTGGACGAGTTTCCAACCAGACTCTTCATGTACATCCTTTTCCTATATACGAAGTCAACCAACCAAACACCAGAAATTAGTAATTTTCTAGTAAGGATATGCCATTGGACTAGTGGCGAAGCTAGAAATGTCACAAAGGGTATTCAAGgtttaatatatatttataaaaagtaaattttaatctatatataatataattttctgTAAAACTAGTATAATTTTCCGATGAAGGGTGTTCAACTCAACACCCTTCACTGTATGTGGCTACGCCACTGCATTGGACATAGGTTCATGCAAATACGTGAAATGAGGAAAAAAAAGCTTTACCAGAGTCTCCATGTCATCATTTGCACGAGCATATTTTGCGTAATCATTGCGAAGAGTGCGCATCAAAATCATAGACACCAACCCAGTGAGGAAAATAACCATCATGATGGAATTGAAAACAGAGAACCAATGAATCTGCAAAAGAAACAAGACGTTTTAGGAGCTGAGAACACGAAGAGCTATAAGGAGTTAATGGGGACTAACTGCCTAAGCTTTTTATCTGCTTTCTCCTTAGAATTTTGCTTCAATGAGAACCCGAAATATTACTAAGTTTTGGAAAAAATTCATTTGCCTCGTAGAAAGCCAAAAGGAAGTAAATATGTGACATTTATAAGCAGAAATACTTTTGTTGCCAAAGGTCTCTCTTTTAAcaactactgctactactactatgCCTCAGTCTCTCCAAACATGTTTTAAAAAAACTAACAGAAGGGAATATGGATTTCTCCTATAGATACATTTTCAGTTCACAAAATAGCTTCCTGTGGTCCAGACCTCCATTGGCTCCACAAGTTGATAGAGCATAAAACTGCAGTAACTGCTGCCGCAGTATTTTTGTTGTTTTAATCAAATTCTTCCATGAAAAAACCATTATGAAAGTCAGCAAGTGCATGGTACTGATATCTATGGTACCACAtgctagcatatcatcaataaacaatGCCAATAAAATATTCAATGTTGATGAAGCATAATCATATTCATTGATTTCTGATCAATACCCCACTAAAAGCTCACTTAAGTACCTAATATAATAGGTTAGTAGATTGGCATGTACCTGGTTCTCAAAAAAGGTGAAATTCAGGTAAACATCGAAACGTCGTGCATAAGTAACGTTTGTTGGGACCCATTTAACAGAATATGTCATGTCCAAGACCCTTCCTTCCTCCAATGGCTTTGGGCTCTCTTGATACAGTTGGACAAAAATGatctaaaggacttagattagaGTTAGATTATCAACACTATATTGCAGATCATTGACATGCCACAAGGCATTAAGAACTAAAAACAAAGTGCCTACCTGGTCTCCATTGTACTTAATAAGAAGATTCTTGTGTGTGTAGATTACATGCTTGATATCTTGATTTCTGTCAGAATGCACCTCGCCCACGAAACCTGATTCCAAGTGAGTGTTTATTTATGTTATAACTGTCCATGGTAATCGGAAACATTCGAGATAAACTAGCTAAGGACATACCCCATATAGGCAAATCATCTGAAGCCAGGAAGTCACAAGTCATAATCCAAAACGGAGGTTACAAAGAGAGAGAAGCTTAGAAGTTAGTACACTTTAAATAGCAGGTAAGCCGACAACTGTTGAAAAGAATTGACAGTATCATGGAGAAATGTCATGAAGCACTGTACCCATAAAAAATTCAAACCAATACGAATTGTCAATTGCATACTTAAACTGTGCCACTTTTGATGCATCCAATTTAAGTTTGCAAATTGAGCTTTTCTCCAAATTTCCTGTTGGGAAAAAATGGCTAATTGTAAGAGGAAGCGTTTAAGTATAAAGCTCCATTGTAAAAAATTGAAGAACTGACTCTTAAAGTTTATGTGAATTCGGCTATCAATAAGATCATTTCCTCCAAGAACCTCTCCGAGGCCACCCCACTTATGATCACCATCAGCAGGACGACAAAATGGAAGGCTATAATAACTGTAGGTCTCTTGTGGATTATTATATGGTGCAGCCTTGTTTACCCATAGAGTGACAGGATCATCTTCTTGATACTGCAAAACAGCAGAAAGACGTCCATCCATTAGATAATTCATAAACCAGATTTTTGCAAGTGTTAAATGCACAGTTAATATTGGTGGTTCGACTAACTTAAGAATGACTCGTTAGGTTCTATACATTACACCATGATTCATCATGGTGAGTCGTGGAAGTGGTGAAACAAGATGTATGGTTCAAAATCTTGGTAGATTCCTTGATTAGTTTCATCAATTAACACAATGTCTTACAAATAAAAGCATGCGCGATAGAACCTCATCTTGTATACAATTGGTTAGCTCACCCATAACTATGACAAAAAATTATACGCTCGAGGTAGATCCTTAAACAAACAATGGTTAGGCGAAACTCCTCTATATCTCCTAACACTGTCTCAAACTTGTGATGGGTACTTCTTACATATCTTTTACTGCATTTATGTATTTGGTATGAATTCCTTTCTCTCCAACACCAACCAAAGGGCTTTCTTTAACACTCTATAATATGCATTTTTTAGGTCAATAAATAATACTCCATCTAAAGATCGCTTTTCCTTTCCCTATAAATCTTTATCAATCTTTTAGCAACTATATATTATCTATTGTACATCTACCAGGCATAAATTCAATTTGGATCGGTGTCACTATTAAGTATCTATAAGTATAACATGCGCTTTCAAACATTTCCAAAGTTTCATCCGATAAATAGGTGTAATACCACAATAATTAGCACAACTAAAAAACCTTCTTTGTCTAAGAAAAAGTGCTATAACAAAGTAACcaatgtttacccgtaaaacggtacagttgaatttatacgtggtttctagacaagtgaattaatttgatcctgaaataataaaataatcgaagaattatgcaatacttagccttatgaTGTAGACGAAACAGCAGAAGCAACATATTCGGGAACAGGGTTTCCGGGCACAATAACAACGAAATCAAAAAGCAAGAAGataagattgtattaagctttgtataaaATGTAgcgtaagtttgccagaaaattcgtgtcatttataatgataactgagctcactatttatagttatgcctagggaaggaggtcctaggatcgtgcccttctttaatgtcaattatgagggtcattgataaagatgtaacggtgaacataaatgccaaatttcaCTGTAACAGGTAATCGCTATTAATGCCACggaatattctttattaaatgttgccgggcgaagagcatttatcacatctttataAGCGTTATTTTTTCCGGCGATAAACGAAACAGTTGCCTTCGGTCTTTGGCCAATCCacgtcttgggttccacgtgtccttTTTTGGACGGCCACGTatcataacatattttaccctgtACAACCACAAAATAAGGGGAAGAGGAAAAGGAGAGAGATAAAAGTTTCAAACAGAAGTCTCTAACTGAGAGCATCCTTCTTGCAGCTAAGAGGTGGCATAGCCTAATAATTTGGTAATAGATTAAAAAAATAGTATATGATTAATCAACTATGCCACAATCTAAGGCTAGTTAGTTACTAGCTGACAATATAAATCCCTATATCCATTCTGCTCCATTTGGACTCATTACATTCAAATATTGAATAATTTGTCTTTTAGAAGCGAAACCAGAAAATCCATAAAATTTGAAAAGCTAACTAATGCAATTCCAATTGTTCATTCTACTTGAAAGAGTTTCAAGATTGTACCTTGCCAAGAGTAGGGTATGCGAGGAAACAAGAGCagataatgaaaataggaagggaTCGAACTGTAGAGAGCATTGCTCAGAGCTGAACAGTGTCTTAATTTGACAAGAATGAGAGCTAGACCTGGTTAGTTAGTTAACAGGATTAAGGAGTACTGTGTTGTGTTTTGTTCAGTGTCTAATTTCAGACACTGAAGAAAGTGTCTGTTTGCTTTGAGAAAGTGAGAACTCTTTTCCATTGTCCCTTCTCCTAGAATTCTGAGTCTATGGATCTGAATTATTCTGACGACGACTTTGACTTTTGAGTTAAGAATCCGCTAGtatgaaaaaagaaacaaatttgTGATTGTTATAAGTATATTATATTTTGTATGTTAGCCTGAAGAAGGTTATTTATACGAGACTCTGacataaatatatttatctatttagtactttattagaaataagttttctaaagaaGTTTATCCTTTCAATATTCTGTCATGGATAAACATCACACCCGGtaaaagattatctatatctgatacaatagcagcttacacatcagcttgctttcttctataaatagaggaaatttcagttcattatgtacataagtttgaagtttgaataatatatcagtttctctctatacttgtctttaatttacagtctttattttataacacgttatcagtacgagactctgccatctcgtacaaatactttgaaaatatcagaggtacgaactttctttttctaaataatatcaaatctttctaaacttgaatttgtagccctgaatatatcgggtaaaagctacatgtcttgggtgcttgatgctgaaattcatcttgatgcgatgggtctagCAGATaccatcaaggacaaaaatcaagcatcaaaccaaAACCGTGCCAAAGCattgatattcctacgccatcaccttgatgaaggcttgaaaatggaatatctcactattaaagatccagtcatactgtggaataatttgaaagatagatatgaccacctgaagatggtcgttcttccacaggcacgttatgatcggactcatctaaggctacaagattttaaatctatcagtgagtattaTTATGCTATGTTCATAATTATTttccaattgaaactatgtggtgataatattactgatcatgatatgttaaaaaaaaactttcaccacttttcatgcctcgaatatgctcctgcagcagcaatatcgagagatgggattcaaaaagtattctgaacttatctcatatcttcttgtagccgagcaacataatgggctattaatgaaaaaccatgaaagccgacctacagGTTCTTGttcattccctgaagtgaatgagataaacttccaccaagctaagcatggaagaggacgtggccccagtcgtagttatggccgtggtcggggaagaaacactaatcatggtaataataatgcaccaaagaactcTCCTCACCCCAGCAGtagaaaaggaaggaacaaaagcatgaagcggtgcaagcagcaaaggCAGAAAATGCATGTtgtagatgtggaggaaaagggcaatggtcacgtacctgtcatacgccaaagcacctggttgagctatatcaagcctccctgaagaagacagagaaaaatattgaagcaaattttatttctgaagataatttagatttcatacatttggatgtagctgattactttgcactcccggaaggagaaacaagtcatgtaatcggtgatgaatctgtagaaatgaaaatattttaatttttgttgtttatagtagatagtatggttatgtaattattgtatataaataaaagttatggtcacgacccgaaatttttcaccgacaggaccgtgatggcgcctaacatttcacttgctaggcaagccaacgttagagaatcatttaccaatttcttatttccattcagtaattaacattaattaactacaacgaaatataacaagtgcggaatatcataaatctgtattaactactactacccggatttggagtcacaattcacgagcattctagaatttacaacaagtaatggtctgaaggaaatacaattgtctgaatgaaagaaaatagtaagaCATAAAGGATAGACGGGGGACTTCAAgatctgtgaacgccgacagatctaccttgagtctccggacagcggaccagtagcaaatctcgatcaacctgagccggtatcaaaatctacacagaaagtgcagaatGCAATATCAGTAGAAACAACCACAtatactggtaagtatcgagcctaacctcggtgaagtagtgacaaggctaggacaagacacccacatataacctgaacagtataatcatgctactggcaacaacagtaaataagaaATAACACAGAAAtaatgggaggggaacatacagtggggaTATACAATATAaggagtgagaataatgaaaagacatagttaaaccggaaatccttaaacgaattgagcaattaagacatcaaggaaaactgcacggcatcacccttcgtacttttactctcaacctcaccaaataataaataagactacacgacatcgcccttcgtgcttttactctcttcctcacaatataaataaattatgcacggcatcatccttcgtgctttacacttaaattatgcacggcatcacccttcgtgctttacactcttcctcacaatataattaaattatgcacgacatcacccttcgtgctttacactcttcctcacaatatagttAAATCAATAACAACAGATAGAGAGGAGTTTCACAAGaaaatcaatatttcataaatgattactttcacaatttaacatctcaacctcgaatcaatattcacaattttatcgaccttggtggaaccggatacaagtttcccaacatttcaacaacaacaataagcatggataacaagatttaagactacaaatttgcaataatggaatttcactcgcgtACTATGACTCGACCAtaacgtatagatgctcgtcacctcaactatacgcCATATACAACAacaaaacacatagcaaatactcacacaatacatATTCCCtgaagccaaagttagacacaacacttacctcgctcccaaggccacttaattctcaatcacagcttttcctttagaattcacctccaaaactactcgtatctattcaaaaatgactcaataatatcagatattgctaaaggaatcaattatatttcataaattaaattttccaaatttttcctccaaaaagtcaaaaaatcgaccccgggcccgcttggtcaaaacccgaggttcggaccaaaatccttttacctattcatccccgagcccgaatatgtaattagttttggaatcctacctcaaatcgaggtctaaatttccaaattcccgaaatctctagtttctaccctaacccctaattctaccatgaaaactctagatttttgggtaaaaattcaagaaatgtaatgggtaataaaaagaaaatggtttagaatcacttaccaatactttggggaagaaaatgactcttggaAATCgtctctacccgtttggttcttgaaaatgttgaagaaatggctcaaACCCGTGTTTGGAGTCTATTTTAAGCCACTAGACAAGcctttatcgcgttcgcgagaggcctgtcgcgatcgtgatgcacagcggcctaaggccttcgcattcgcgagtctTCCTACGCATTCGCGTAAGACAACTGCCCCTAGCCTTTACCTTCGCGACCCAGtggacgcgttcgcatagaagaacatgaccaaccctcccccaggtccccaagtgcttcgcgttcacgatggtcaggtcgcgttcgcaaaggataaatcccccatcacttcgcgttcttgaccaggccttcgcgttcacgaagaagaagtctcagcctcaccagtttactcttcacgttcgcgagaggaccttcgcgaacgcgaagaaggatatgccagacaccagaatctgca is drawn from Nicotiana tabacum cultivar K326 chromosome 22, ASM71507v2, whole genome shotgun sequence and contains these coding sequences:
- the LOC107771793 gene encoding transmembrane 9 superfamily member 1 isoform X1; amino-acid sequence: MLSTVRSLPIFIICSCFLAYPTLGKYQEDDPVTLWVNKAAPYNNPQETYSYYSLPFCRPADGDHKWGGLGEVLGGNDLIDSRIHINFKRNLEKSSICKLKLDASKVAQFKYAIDNSYWFEFFMDDLPIWGFVGEVHSDRNQDIKHVIYTHKNLLIKYNGDQIIFVQLYQESPKPLEEGRVLDMTYSVKWVPTNVTYARRFDVYLNFTFFENQIHWFSVFNSIMMVIFLTGLVSMILMRTLRNDYAKYARANDDMETLEKDVHEESGWKLVHGDVFRPPENLALLSAVVGTGAQLSTLVLLVIISAMIGNLYIGRGAIITTFIVCYALTSFISGYVSGALYSRNAGENWIKSMVLTASLFPFLCFGIGFILNTIAIFYGSLLAIPFETIVVVFIIWAFISFPLTFFGTVVGRNWNGTPNNPCRVKTIPRPIPEKQWYLKPSAISMVGGLLPFGSIFIEMYFIFSSFWTYMVYYHVYGFMLLVFIILIIVTVCVTIVATYFLLSAENYHWQWTSFYSAASTACYVYLYSIYYYYAKTRMFGLFQTSVYFGYTLMFCLGLGTLCGAVGYIGSNLFVRRIFSNIKCD